In Aequorivita sp. H23M31, a single window of DNA contains:
- the porZ gene encoding type IX secretion system anionic LPS delivery protein PorZ, with amino-acid sequence MKRVVALLLALLPFSGIAQNYQDRWVGHFSYVSIKDISKGDNKLYVAAENAVFTYDLASGNLKTISTINGLSGEFITAIHYSQEYGLLVIGYENGLIDIVKKGKENVIKVVDIKEKQTIPPDRKRINNFNEHNGNLYIATKYGISVYNLARLEFGDTYFIGNGGSQINVVQTTVQDPYIFAASEQDGMLRARVADDNLIDFRNWSTIINGGFKALENLGGELYTANSSNTVLRFTPFGDVTNMQSFSSNIQSFRKSDDLLTITTTNSLQVYSPGFLIEDQIRNVQGYDLNLFSGFAIGRNAYLGTQEDGLLIVPFGSTLPNQVLPNGPIRNSPFAMDTSAGELWVSFGETTVNFNPYPLSRYGVSHLRDTVWNNISYKELSTAVNAEPTDLMKVTINPDNPKEVFMSSFQKGLLKLVDEEPVILYDETNSPLERVQIVTNQGTADAGIRIFGSDFDSQGNLWFVQSKTDKGLIKLSPGGQFQKIDLTNILPNPLGELALTKLVISRENYIFFGSYFNGVMGYNPQTRAMNKISENAGNGNLPSANVRALALDAQNRLWIGTLTGLRVLYSPSSFFQDGSRPESQPIIILEDGVAQELLYQQSITDIEVDGSNNKWISTATSGVFYLSADGQETILRFTKDNSPLPTNNVQDIAIDPFTGIVYFATTQGLVAYKGTATTPRDNLGDLHAFPNPVRPGFSGDVTIDGLTARANVKITDITGNLVFETTSKGGSVLWDTTAFGKYKVRSGVYLILVTTDDFVETKVSKIMIIR; translated from the coding sequence ATGAAGCGAGTGGTCGCTCTTTTACTTGCTTTGCTCCCTTTTTCTGGTATAGCACAAAATTATCAGGATCGTTGGGTTGGGCACTTCTCTTATGTTTCTATTAAAGATATTTCCAAAGGAGATAACAAATTATATGTGGCAGCAGAAAATGCTGTATTTACCTATGACCTTGCTTCAGGTAACCTAAAGACGATTTCCACCATAAACGGGCTTTCCGGAGAATTTATCACTGCTATCCATTATAGTCAGGAATACGGGTTGTTGGTAATTGGTTATGAAAACGGTCTTATTGATATAGTTAAAAAGGGAAAAGAGAATGTGATAAAAGTTGTTGACATAAAGGAAAAACAAACCATTCCCCCAGACCGCAAACGGATCAACAATTTTAATGAGCACAACGGCAATCTGTATATTGCGACCAAATATGGAATTTCTGTGTATAATCTGGCAAGGCTTGAATTTGGAGATACTTATTTTATAGGAAATGGGGGGAGCCAAATTAATGTAGTTCAGACCACTGTTCAAGACCCTTATATTTTTGCTGCAAGTGAACAGGATGGAATGTTGCGCGCTCGAGTAGCTGACGATAACTTAATTGATTTTCGTAATTGGTCCACAATTATAAATGGAGGATTTAAAGCTTTGGAGAATCTGGGAGGTGAGCTTTATACTGCGAATAGCTCCAATACGGTATTACGGTTTACGCCATTTGGGGATGTTACGAACATGCAAAGTTTTTCCAGCAACATTCAAAGCTTTAGGAAATCTGATGATTTACTTACCATTACCACAACAAATTCGCTACAGGTTTATTCTCCCGGATTTCTTATTGAAGATCAAATTAGAAATGTACAGGGATATGATTTAAACCTATTTTCGGGATTTGCAATTGGAAGAAATGCCTATTTAGGAACCCAAGAAGATGGACTTTTAATTGTTCCTTTCGGCAGTACGCTACCAAATCAAGTTCTGCCAAATGGCCCTATCCGGAATAGTCCTTTTGCGATGGATACTTCTGCAGGAGAATTATGGGTAAGTTTTGGAGAAACCACGGTTAATTTTAATCCATATCCACTTTCGCGATATGGGGTAAGTCATTTAAGAGATACCGTTTGGAATAACATTTCTTATAAGGAACTGAGTACGGCTGTAAATGCAGAACCTACTGATTTAATGAAAGTAACTATCAATCCAGATAATCCTAAAGAAGTTTTTATGAGCTCTTTTCAAAAGGGACTACTTAAGCTTGTGGATGAGGAACCTGTGATTCTTTATGACGAAACCAATAGTCCTTTGGAGAGAGTTCAGATTGTAACTAACCAGGGAACAGCCGATGCGGGAATTAGAATATTCGGGTCGGATTTTGACAGTCAAGGCAACCTGTGGTTTGTGCAAAGTAAAACGGATAAAGGTTTGATAAAGCTTTCTCCAGGTGGACAGTTTCAAAAAATTGATTTGACCAATATTTTACCAAACCCTTTGGGAGAATTGGCCCTGACTAAATTGGTAATATCGCGGGAAAATTATATATTTTTTGGGTCTTACTTTAATGGGGTAATGGGCTATAATCCCCAGACGAGAGCAATGAACAAGATAAGTGAGAACGCTGGAAACGGAAATCTTCCCTCCGCAAATGTGCGGGCCCTGGCCCTCGATGCGCAAAACAGGTTATGGATAGGCACCTTGACTGGACTAAGAGTACTCTACAGTCCCTCTAGTTTTTTTCAAGACGGTAGTCGACCTGAATCACAACCCATAATTATACTGGAGGATGGGGTGGCGCAGGAACTTTTATACCAACAATCTATAACAGATATTGAAGTGGATGGCTCCAATAATAAATGGATTTCTACAGCTACCTCTGGAGTTTTTTATCTCTCTGCCGATGGGCAAGAAACGATTTTAAGATTCACCAAGGATAATTCGCCTTTGCCTACCAATAATGTTCAGGATATCGCTATTGATCCCTTCACGGGTATTGTTTACTTCGCTACCACCCAAGGTCTTGTAGCTTATAAAGGGACCGCGACTACGCCGCGAGATAATTTGGGAGACCTTCATGCTTTTCCAAATCCAGTGCGTCCAGGTTTTTCTGGAGACGTAACTATTGATGGCCTAACCGCTCGTGCTAACGTTAAGATTACCGATATAACAGGGAATCTTGTTTTTGAAACCACTTCAAAAGGGGGAAGCGTGCTTTGGGATACCACCGCCTTTGGAAAATACAAAGTTCGTTCTGGAGTTTATCTGATTTTAGTTACAACAGATGATTTTGTCGAAACGAAGGTTTCGAAAATTATGATAATACGATAA